One genomic region from Vanacampus margaritifer isolate UIUO_Vmar chromosome 2, RoL_Vmar_1.0, whole genome shotgun sequence encodes:
- the LOC144044354 gene encoding uncharacterized protein LOC144044354, which produces MRSDVTLTSSVTSPFKAPSRDGTSEHSETLKCFLGHSKLSILTWIKMESEASYISSQVLLSLTEKHFLKITPAHWALLAAGVRDPAIDMILADMCGEIVQTVATEVLRLVVPVLVEHLEGRASPDEMSSAIEKCTPQLGDSIMTTFAAAADVPEVDFVGAKRFTALIEKEANVRMNSVLSSALSSSEGQSELYVNATMSSVNTLYEMVCHAHKCLSYLSKMTQRFYRMSGLTPVDVEGATRSIAAILLKWAKEGRDEPEEEMARRSQDAQMAAEDIVQTMVQLQQRAERAKPCIDMSAILAKVKRFFSSRPKSSTSSDELVVRSSLNTVGRSRFQKMMAGLKSMFQKTQPPFVVNLQRGRSGESTRRRTTRSSQKSRPWSRPLSEDELSSKFDSLTSNLMDWELETCTEEERRQLTDTVYEHLMATQDDDAMSVRQHAYCNVLYAITDDTIKKYMQQLHLWLKVLRVNAKSRVEVSGALNEIDTLIDNLSHSQGEAPSLEDGSSPTPAAAPSSTSMTTSPAPPLPSPTSSLHQAHVRSLVSALIVTLVMRLSWKSRSCTKITAILPVIKRLSERAVEEISPKMAAALSDMDTYDAVIQAVARELSKEFDSSQTPLMMQDPDFDDGVFRHLKVQIDLLSSGVPLGSNNFLSAMGRVLTRPFLSLFRPATHPLAN; this is translated from the coding sequence ATGAGGAGCGACGTCACACTTACATCAAGCGTGACATCGCCGTTCAAGGCGCCCTCACGGGACGGCACATCAGAACATTCAGAGacgttgaaatgttttttgggaCATAGCAAGTTATCGATTCTTACTTGGATCAAGATGGAGAGCGAAGCCAGTTACATTTCCAGTCAGGTTCTTCTGTCCCTGACGGAGAAACACTTCCTGAAGATCACGCCGGCTCACTGGGCGCTGCTGGCGGCGGGCGTGCGCGACCCGGCCATCGACATGATCCTGGCCGACATGTGCGGCGAGATCGTGCAGACGGTGGCCACCGAGGTCCTGCGTCTGGTGGTGCCGGTCCTGGTGGAGCACTTGGAGGGGCGGGCGTCCCCGGACGAGATGAGCAGCGCCATCGAGAAGTGCACGCCGCAGCTGGGCGACAGCATCATGACCAccttcgccgccgccgccgacgtCCCCGAGGTGGACTTCGTGGGCGCCAAGCGCTTCACGGCTCTCATCGAGAAGGAAGCCAACGTCAGGATGAACTCGGTTTTGAGTTCGGCCCTCAGCAGCAGCGAGGGCCAATCGGAGCTCTACGTCAACGCCACCATGTCCAGCGTCAACACGCTCTATGAGATGGTGTGCCACGCCCACAAATGTTTGTCTTACTTGAGCAAGATGACGCAGCGCTTTTACAGGATGAGCGGCCTCACGCCCGTGGACGTGGAGGGCGCCACCCGCTCCATTGCCGCCATCCTGCTCAAGTGGGCCAAGGAGGGGCGCGACGAGCCCGAGGAGGAAATGGCGCGACGCTCCCAAGACGCGCAAATGGCCGCCGAGGACATCGTCCAGACCATGGTCCAGTTGCAGCAACGCGCCGAGCGCGCCAAACCCTGCATCGACATGAGCGCCATATTGGCGAAGGTCAAGCGCTTCTTCTCGTCCCGCCCCAAATCCTCCACTTCCAGCGACGAGCTGGTGGTCAGGAGCTCGCTCAACACCGTCGGGCGCTCTCGCTTTCAGAAGATGATGGCGGGACTCAAGAGCATGTTCCAAAAGACGCAACCGCCCTTCGTGGTCAACCTTCAGAGGGGGCGGTCCGGAGAGTCCACCCGGCGCCGCACCACCCGAAGCAGCCAGAAGTCCAGGCCGTGGTCGCGGCCTCTGTCGGAGGACGAGCTGAGCAGCAAGTTCGACAGCCTGACCTCCAACCTCATGGACTGGGAGCTGGAGACGTGCACGGAGGAAGAGCGCCGGCAACTGACCGACACGGTGTACGAGCACCTGATGGCCACGCAGGACGACGACGCCATGTCCGTCCGGCAGCACGCGTACTGCAATGTCCTCTACGCCATCACCGACGACACCATCAAGAAGTACATGCAGCAGCTGCACCTGTGGCTCAAGGTTCTGCGGGTCAACGCCAAGAGCCGCGTGGAGGTGTCGGGCGCCCTCAACGAGATCGACACGCTCATCGACAACCTGAGCCACAGCCAGGGGGAGGCGCCCAGCTTGGAGGACGGCTCCAGCCCCACGCCGGCGGCGGCGCCGTCGTCAACCAGCATGACCACCAGCCCGGCGCCGCCGCTGCCGTCACCCACCAGCAGCCTGCACCAGGCGCACGTGCGCAGCCTGGTCAGCGCCCTGATCGTGACCCTCGTCATGCGCCTGTCGTGGAAAAGCCGATCGTGTACCAAGATCACGGCCATCTTGCCCGTCATCAAGCGTCTGTCGGAGAGGGCGGTTGAGGAGATCAgccccaaaatggccgccgccctcaGCGACATGGACACCTACGACGCCGTCATCCAGGCGGTGGCACGAGAACTTTCCAAGGAGTTTGACTCTTCGCAGACGCCGCTGATGATGCAGGACCCGGACTTTGACGACGGCGTTTTCAGGCATCTCAAGGTCCAAATCGATCTGCTCAGCAGCGGCGTCCCGCTGGGCTCCAACAACTTCCTGTCCGCCATGGGCAGGGTCCTCACCAGACCCTTTCTCAGCCTGTTCCGCCCAGCAACACATCCCCTGGCCAATTGA